TGGTCTCTGGGGCCGCGGCCAGAGCAATAGCCGACGTCTGAACACCGTGCATAACCGCTTCCACCTCCCCGGCCTGCCAGAGGCCTTTGAAGGCTTTCGCATTCTGCACCTGACCGATCTTCACGTGGACATGGACGAAGCCAACCTGCAGGCAGTGCTGCGCCAGATCGAACCACTGGACTATGACCTGTGCGTGTTGACCGGCGATTACCGGAAACTGACCTGGGGCCCGATCGAGGGGGCCCTGGACGGCATGGCAAGGTTGCGGGATGGAATAAAGGGGAAACCCTACGCCGTGCTGGGTAACCACGACAGCGTTCGCATGGTACCGGCGCTGGAAGACATGGGCTACCAGCTGTTAATGAACGAAATGGCACCCATTGAGCGCGACGGCCAGACCCTGTACCTGGCGGGCGTCGACGATGCCCACTTCTTCAAAGTCCACAACCTGCACCAGGCCGGTGACAAGATCCCGGCAGGGGGCACCAGCATTCTACTCAGCCACACGCCGGAGATCTGGCGCGAGGCCGCCCACGCGGGCTATGACGTCTTTCTTTGTGGTCACACCCACGGCGGGCAGATCTGCCTGCCCGGTGGCATACCGGTGACCCTGGATTCTGACTGCCCGCGAACACTCGGACGAGGCTACTGGCGAATGAACGGTATGCAGGGCTATACCTCACCCGGTTCGGGCACGTCTGTTGTCAATGTTCGGCTCAACTGCCCACCGGAAGTCACCCTTCACACTCTGACCCGTGGGCCGGATTAATGAGGCTGCCGACGGATCCCGAGGCGGTACAGCAGCGGTGAACCGAAAATGTTGGACAGGGTAAAAAGCACCACCACAATCAACACCACCCAGAAACTCACTGGCAGCCAGGCCATGGCCAGCAACATGGGCAGGAGTGCTTCAGGAATCTGATCCAGACCGATGGCCCGGGCACTGGAGGCCAGCCCCCGCCGGCGCTTGATAAAACTGCTCAGCATATCTCCGGCCAGCCCGAGCAGGCCGAACAGAAGCCCGAAAAGGAACCCCAGACCGGTAAACAGCGCAAACACCGCACAGGCGAGTGCGCCGGAAACCACTCCCCGCCAGGTTTTGCTTTCACCGAAGACAGGCCGGCCATCGGACCAGAGTCTTCCGCCATCAACCGGCGCTGACCAGCAGTTTTTCAACAATCCGGCAGCGACCACCGGTGTACCGTTGGCCAGCACCAGCATCAAAAACAGCTCCAGAACGATCAGCAAGCGTTTGCGCCTCTCTGAAACGGCCGATCAGGCAATCCCGCCCCGGGTCAGCTTGAGCGGGTCCATCAACTCCTCAAGCCGTTCCCGGCTGAGGCCGCTGCGCTCCTCCGCCACATCAATGACCGGACGCCCCGTCTTGTAGGCCTCTTTGGCGATGTCTGCCGCCAGGCTGTAACCGATTTCCGGGTTCAGCGCGGTTACCAGCACCGGGTTCTTGCCCACCCCTGCATTGAGGTTGTCGGCATTGACCGTAAAGTCCCTGATCGCTTTGTCTGCCAGCATGATGGCCGCGTTGGAGAGCAAATCGGTCATATCCAGCAGGTTCCCACCCACCAGGGGCAGCATCACGTTGAGCTGGAAATTACCGGACTGGCCGGCGATGGCCACAGCGCTATCCAGCCCCATCACCTGGGCGCCCACCATGGCAACGGATTCCGGGATCACCGGATTGACCTTGCCGGGCATGATGCTGCTCCCCGGCTGCAATGCCGGAAGACTGATTTCAGCCAGACCGTGAATCGGACCACTGTTCATCCAGCGCAGATCATTGGCGATCTTGGTGAGCACAATGGCTGCACCGCGCAGCTGCGCCGACAGCGCCACCGGGGCGTCCACCGCGCTCTGGCCGATAAACTTGTGATCGAGCGACGTAAACGGATAACCGGTATTGGCCCGCAGGAACTTGACGAACTGACCGGAAAATTCCGGCAGCGCATTGATTCCGGTACCCACTGCCGTACCGCCCTGGGGTACCGCCAACAGTTCATCAGCGGCGGCCTCTACCCGCTTTTCAACGGCCAGAAGCTGTTCGCGCCAGGTCTTCAGCTCCTGGCCCAGCGTCACCGGCATGGCATCCATCAGGTGGGTTCGACCAGTCTTCACCTGGCTGGAGAATGCCGCCTCCTGTTCGTAGATCACACCGCACAGATGCGACAGCGCCGGCAGCAGCTTCTCCTTGGCCGCAATCACTGCACTCACGTGGATGGCCGTCGGAATCACATCGTTCGAGCTCTGGCTCATGTTCACATGATCGTTCGGGTGCACCTCGAAACCTGCATTGCGGGCAATGCTGGCGATCACCTCATTCACATTCATGTTGGTGCTGGTGCCGGAGCCGGTCTGGTAGCGGTCCACGGGAAACTGATCGGCGTACTCGCCTTTCACAATATCCTCACAGGCCTGGGCAATGGCATCCCTGAGATCGTTATCGAGCAGACCCAGGCTGGTGTTGGCTTCTGCGGCTGCCCGCTTGATCTGCGCAACAGCGGCAATGAACGCCTGGGGCATTGGCTGACCACTGACCGGGAAATTCTCCACGGCACGCTGGGTTTGCGCGCCCCAGAGCGCATCTGCAGGTACCTGGACGTCTCCGAGGCTGTCCGTTTCCGTTCTGAATTCGCTCATATTCCCTCCTGTCCGTCCATTTGCTCGTGGCTTTGTGCGTGTACGCTCCAGGGCCGGCCCTGGCTCAACCGCCGCCCTGGGACCTGAGCCGAACATGGTCGCAGATGCCCGTAACCTGTTCAAAATTCAGGATCAGGGTATGAACCGTGTTTGTGTAGGTATCATGCAGATGGAACTTGTAGCGGTGCTGCTTTTCACCCTGCAGGAAGGCGTCGTATTCGCGGACCAGTTCACGCACATCGCCCCCGGAATCCTTGCTCCAGGTGGCATTGAACGGCCCCAGAACGGCACCGCCAGCCAGACAGACTGTCACTTCGTGGTTCGTCAGACCATTTTCCGGAACTGTCATGGTTATCTCCCTTTCGATAAACCTGTGATAAGTGTAGTCGCTCCTGACTTTGAAACAGGCCATAGTGCCAAGGCCGTCACAGAACAACGCTTCCAACATTGGACAGGCCCCATTTGTAGGAATTTCCTACACCACTAATTCTCTGCCGTTGCTAGTCTCTTCCAAAACCCATCAGCAGGCCCCCGCACAACAATGGCTACCAGCGCAGTGGCGGAGATCCTTCTCCGATATGACGATGACCAGGAACGGCAGCATTTCGAAACCCTGTTTGGCGACGATTTCGCGATTCAGGCATTCGCCTCTGATCAGACTGCCCTCGATCACCTCGCCTCCGCTTCCACACTACCGGCCGCCATCGTACTGATGCCTGACCAGCCTGATGGTCACCTCGAATCGTCGCTGCTATCAGAGGTCCGTGACCGCTACCCCTCGATCCTGAAGATACTGATCGGGGATGCCATTGCCCTGAACCTCCTGGTGACGCTGCTTGATGATCAGTTGATCGATCGCTGTTTCGAACAACCAGTCGATCTGGATGTCATCCGGTCTCACGTGTTGGCCGCCGCCCTAACCCGGGAAGCGCAATCATTCGCTCCGGATACCGGAGAGGCCCCGGAGGGCCCTAGCCCGGCGATTCTGATTGTCGATGACGAACCGACTGCCACCCGTTACCTGTCGAGGCAGCTGGCGCACATGCAGACCGAGTTCCGGGTGCTGAGCGCCATCAGTGCCGAAGAAGCCCTTCTTACCCTCCGGGGTGACGGCAGTGTTGCCGTGGTGATGACCGACCAGAGAATGCCCGGGATGCACGGCAAAGAACTGCTGGACGAACTCCGACAGTCGCATCCGACCATTGTC
This genomic stretch from Marinobacter salsuginis harbors:
- a CDS encoding metallophosphoesterase, which gives rise to MTARARTPENQDELLEYRLSLRLGPVHARQRLGIEREAEAKVFGQDHSSFHLENWATAPGFIRTCLRMVGLWGRGQSNSRRLNTVHNRFHLPGLPEAFEGFRILHLTDLHVDMDEANLQAVLRQIEPLDYDLCVLTGDYRKLTWGPIEGALDGMARLRDGIKGKPYAVLGNHDSVRMVPALEDMGYQLLMNEMAPIERDGQTLYLAGVDDAHFFKVHNLHQAGDKIPAGGTSILLSHTPEIWREAAHAGYDVFLCGHTHGGQICLPGGIPVTLDSDCPRTLGRGYWRMNGMQGYTSPGSGTSVVNVRLNCPPEVTLHTLTRGPD
- a CDS encoding CDP-archaeol synthase, which produces MLIVLELFLMLVLANGTPVVAAGLLKNCWSAPVDGGRLWSDGRPVFGESKTWRGVVSGALACAVFALFTGLGFLFGLLFGLLGLAGDMLSSFIKRRRGLASSARAIGLDQIPEALLPMLLAMAWLPVSFWVVLIVVVLFTLSNIFGSPLLYRLGIRRQPH
- a CDS encoding class II fumarate hydratase, whose translation is MSEFRTETDSLGDVQVPADALWGAQTQRAVENFPVSGQPMPQAFIAAVAQIKRAAAEANTSLGLLDNDLRDAIAQACEDIVKGEYADQFPVDRYQTGSGTSTNMNVNEVIASIARNAGFEVHPNDHVNMSQSSNDVIPTAIHVSAVIAAKEKLLPALSHLCGVIYEQEAAFSSQVKTGRTHLMDAMPVTLGQELKTWREQLLAVEKRVEAAADELLAVPQGGTAVGTGINALPEFSGQFVKFLRANTGYPFTSLDHKFIGQSAVDAPVALSAQLRGAAIVLTKIANDLRWMNSGPIHGLAEISLPALQPGSSIMPGKVNPVIPESVAMVGAQVMGLDSAVAIAGQSGNFQLNVMLPLVGGNLLDMTDLLSNAAIMLADKAIRDFTVNADNLNAGVGKNPVLVTALNPEIGYSLAADIAKEAYKTGRPVIDVAEERSGLSRERLEELMDPLKLTRGGIA